A genomic window from Planctomycetia bacterium includes:
- a CDS encoding SMP-30/gluconolactonase/LRE family protein, whose amino-acid sequence MSALASTPLPAGLAALPKPAVVLSFTEGPAVDADGTVYFSDIIGNRIMRRSPEGVVSVFREPSGRTNGNTFDLQGRLLHCEGAEFGPGGNRRITRTDLKTGRYEVLSERYEGVRYNAPNDICVDGRGRIYFTDPMYFDRTQMDMQQEGVYRIDLDGRVVRILEQPMIQRPNGIAVTQDCRQLYVIDSCPTRGGNRKVWNFRLDDEGNPHDRRLVFDFAPGRGGDGMRLDIAGNLWIAAGIAAPRGPHETADVPTGIYQVSPQGTLLGRIPIGEDVITNLAFGGADGKTLYVTAGKTLFTLQVPVAGQVAFPKWTE is encoded by the coding sequence ATGTCCGCACTCGCTTCTACCCCACTTCCCGCCGGCCTCGCTGCGCTTCCGAAACCGGCCGTGGTGCTCTCGTTCACCGAAGGTCCGGCCGTCGACGCCGACGGCACGGTCTACTTCTCCGACATCATCGGCAATCGGATCATGCGCCGTAGTCCCGAGGGCGTGGTGAGCGTCTTCCGCGAGCCGAGCGGACGGACGAACGGTAACACCTTTGATCTCCAAGGACGCTTGCTGCATTGCGAGGGAGCGGAGTTCGGGCCCGGCGGCAACCGCCGGATCACGCGCACCGACTTAAAAACCGGCCGGTATGAAGTTCTGAGCGAGCGTTACGAAGGAGTTCGCTACAACGCTCCGAACGATATCTGCGTCGATGGTCGTGGTCGGATCTATTTCACCGATCCGATGTATTTCGACCGGACGCAAATGGACATGCAGCAAGAAGGGGTCTATCGAATCGATCTCGACGGCCGGGTCGTACGCATTCTCGAACAGCCGATGATCCAGCGCCCGAACGGCATCGCCGTGACGCAAGACTGCCGGCAGCTTTACGTGATCGACAGTTGCCCGACGAGGGGAGGCAATCGCAAGGTGTGGAACTTTCGGCTCGACGACGAAGGGAACCCGCACGATCGGCGGCTGGTGTTCGACTTCGCTCCCGGCCGCGGAGGCGATGGGATGCGTCTCGACATCGCCGGCAATTTGTGGATCGCCGCGGGAATCGCTGCGCCGCGCGGGCCGCACGAGACCGCCGACGTGCCGACCGGCATCTATCAAGTGTCGCCGCAGGGAACACTGCTCGGCCGCATTCCGATCGGCGAAGATGTGATCACGAACCTCGCCTTCGGCGGGGCCGACGGCAAGACCCTCTACGTGACGGCCGGCAAAACGCTATTCACGCTGCAAGTGCCGGTCGCCGGTCAGGTCGCGTTTCCGAAGTGGACTGAGTAG
- a CDS encoding MoxR family ATPase, with protein MSTQPRSLRDVLQEFAQHRRMMQEELQKVIIGQNEVIEQLFAAIFTRGHCLLEGVPGLAKTLMVATLAKILDVNFKRIQFTPDLMPSDITGTNVLEEDDKGHRNFRFVEGPIFTNILLADEINRTPPKTQAALLQAMQEREVSVGQTTYVLPDPFFTIATQNPIEQEGTYPLPEAQLDRFMFNIKVDYPTRDEEERILAATTRGEKPEVRKVLSGRSILHLQKLVSSVAVSEYIIKYAATLVRATRPKDDSSPKFVKEWVDWGAGPRAGQFLIHGGKALAAMDARFSVSIEDIQKVAVPVLRHRIATNFQAQAEGTTSEEVVKRLIREIPMPAIPKYE; from the coding sequence ATGTCTACCCAACCGCGCAGTCTTCGCGACGTCCTGCAAGAGTTCGCCCAACATCGTCGAATGATGCAGGAGGAGTTGCAAAAGGTCATCATCGGCCAAAACGAAGTCATCGAGCAACTCTTCGCCGCGATCTTCACGCGCGGGCATTGCCTCCTCGAAGGGGTGCCGGGCCTCGCGAAAACGCTGATGGTCGCCACGCTCGCGAAGATTCTCGACGTGAATTTCAAGCGCATTCAGTTCACGCCCGACCTCATGCCGTCGGACATTACGGGCACCAACGTCCTCGAAGAAGACGACAAAGGACACCGCAACTTTCGCTTCGTCGAAGGTCCGATCTTCACGAACATTCTGCTCGCAGACGAAATCAACCGGACGCCGCCGAAGACGCAGGCCGCGCTGCTGCAAGCGATGCAAGAGCGCGAAGTCTCCGTCGGTCAGACGACCTACGTCTTGCCCGATCCGTTTTTTACGATCGCGACGCAGAATCCGATCGAGCAGGAAGGAACCTATCCGCTGCCGGAAGCGCAATTGGATCGGTTCATGTTCAACATCAAGGTCGACTATCCGACCCGCGATGAAGAAGAACGGATTCTCGCGGCGACGACGCGCGGCGAAAAGCCGGAAGTGCGCAAGGTCCTCTCCGGTCGTTCGATTCTGCATTTGCAGAAGCTCGTCAGCTCGGTCGCGGTGAGCGAGTACATCATCAAGTATGCGGCGACTCTCGTTCGTGCGACACGGCCGAAAGACGACTCCTCGCCGAAGTTCGTGAAAGAGTGGGTCGATTGGGGCGCCGGGCCGCGGGCCGGGCAATTTCTCATTCACGGCGGCAAAGCGCTCGCGGCGATGGACGCTCGCTTCTCGGTCTCGATCGAAGACATTCAAAAGGTCGCCGTGCCGGTGCTGCGACACCGCATCGCCACGAACTTTCAAGCGCAAGCCGAAGGGACGACCAGCGAAGAAGTCGTCAAACGCTTGATCCGAGAGATTCCGATGCCGGCGATTCCAAAATATGAGTAA